A single Gammaproteobacteria bacterium DNA region contains:
- a CDS encoding thiol:disulfide interchange protein DsbA/DsbL, whose translation MKKILLILAVLLFVVSCSEEQEQVSELDKELQMVKESTKKPEPEIQKPQQPRYTEGTDYVTLEAPYDTENASQVIIYEFFGYTCPHCFHFEPTMEEWLKKKPNVAKLVRVPLNFHPSWAVYQQGFLTAESMGVAEQVHNKLFSEIHENHKNFTSIEQLAEWYAENTGINKDEFLSTADSFILDSKLRKADNMGFRMQITGTPSVVVNGKYKVQNNSKDQKHTIGVINYLIAKEATEMGLIK comes from the coding sequence ATGAAAAAAATACTTTTAATTTTAGCGGTTTTATTATTTGTTGTCTCTTGCTCTGAGGAGCAAGAACAAGTTTCGGAACTTGATAAAGAGTTACAAATGGTAAAGGAGAGCACAAAAAAACCGGAACCTGAAATCCAAAAGCCGCAACAGCCAAGATATACTGAAGGAACTGACTATGTAACTCTTGAAGCTCCGTATGATACCGAGAATGCCAGTCAAGTAATTATTTACGAATTCTTTGGTTATACTTGTCCGCATTGTTTTCATTTCGAACCAACGATGGAAGAATGGTTAAAGAAAAAACCTAATGTTGCAAAATTGGTCAGGGTTCCTCTTAATTTTCATCCAAGCTGGGCTGTTTATCAACAAGGTTTTTTGACAGCTGAATCAATGGGCGTGGCTGAGCAAGTTCATAATAAATTATTCTCTGAGATTCATGAAAATCATAAAAACTTTACCAGTATTGAGCAACTTGCTGAATGGTATGCTGAAAACACTGGTATAAATAAAGATGAATTTTTAAGTACAGCAGACTCTTTTATTCTGGATTCCAAATTAAGAAAAGCCGATAACATGGGCTTTCGCATGCAAATTACCGGAACTCCATCAGTTGTTGTGAATGGTAAATACAAAGTTCAGAATAACTCCAAAGATCAAAAGCATACAATTGGGGTCATTAATTACCTGATTGCAAAAGAAGCTACCGAAATGGGATTGATTAAATAA